Proteins from one Rhinopithecus roxellana isolate Shanxi Qingling chromosome 20, ASM756505v1, whole genome shotgun sequence genomic window:
- the GAS8 gene encoding dynein regulatory complex subunit 4 isoform X1, translated as MAPKKKGKKGKAKGTLIVDGLAPEDMSKEQVEEHVSRIREELDREREERNYFQLERDKIHTFWEITRRQLEEKKAELRNKDREMEEAEERHQVEIKVYKQKVKHLLYEHQNNLTEMKAEGTVVMKLAQKEHRTQEGVLRKDMRALKVELKEQELANEVVVKNLRLKHAEETTKMRNDFERQVREIEAKYDKKMKMLRDELDLRRKTELHEVEERKNSQINTLMQRHEEAFTDMKKYYNDITLNNLALISSLKEQMEDMRKKEDHLEREMAEVSMQNKRLADPLQKAREEMNEMQKQLANYQRDKQILLCTKARLKVTEKELKDLQWEHEVLEQRFTKVQQERDELYRKFTAAIQEVQQKTGFKNLVLERKLQALSAAVEKKEVQFNEVLAASNLDPAALTLVSRKLEDVLESKNSTIKDLQYELARVCKAHNDLLHTYEAKLLAFGIPLDNVGFKPLETAVIGQTLGQGPAGLVGTPT; from the exons GCAcccaaaaagaaagggaagaaaggcaaaGCCAAAGGCACCCTGATTGTGGATGGGCTTGCTCCAGAGGACATGAGCAAGGAGCAG gtggAGGAGCATGTCAGCCGCATCCGGGAGGAGCTGGACCGCGAGCGGGAGGAGCGAAACTACTTCCAGCTGGAGCGGGACAAGATCCACACCTTCTGGGAGATCACACGGAGGCAGCTGGAGGAGAAGAAGGCTGAACTGCGGAACAAAGACCGGGAGATGGAAGAAGCTGAGGAGAGGCACCAGGTGGAGATCAAG GTGTACAAGCAGAAAGTGAAGCACCTGCTGTATGAGCACCAGAACAACCTGACTGAGATGAAGGCTGAGGGCACCGTAGTCATGAAGCTGGCACAGAAGGAGCACCGCACACAGGAGGGTGTGCTGCGCAAGGACATGCGGGCACTGAAGGTGGAGCTCAAGGAGCAGGAGCTGGCCAATGAGGTGGTGGTGAAGAACCTACGGCTG AAACACGCCGAGGAGACCACCAAGATGCGGAACGATTTTGAGAGGCAAGTTCGAG AAATTGAGGCCAAGTATGATAAGAAGATGAAGATGCTGAGGGACGAGCTCGACCTGCGGAGAAAGACTGAGCTCCACGAAGTGGAGGAGAGGAAGAACAGCCAGATCAACACGCTGATGCAGCGCCACGAGGAGGCCTTCACCGACATGAAGAAATACTACAATGACATCACCCTCAACAACCTGGCCCTCATCAGCTCCCTCAAG GAGCAGATGGAGGACATGCGGAAGAAGGAGGACCACCTGGAGAGGGAGATGGCAGAGGTGTCTATGCAGAACAAGCGCCTGGCAGACCCTCTCCAGAAGGCTCGGGAGGAGATGAACGAGATGCAGAAGCAGCTCGCCAACTACCAGAGGGACAAGCAGATCCTGCTT TGCACAAAAGCCCGTTTGAAAGTCACGGAGAAAGAGCTGAAAGACCTGCAGTGGGAGCATGAAGTGTTAGAGCAGCGGTTCACCAAG GTGCAGCAGGAGCGGGACGAGCTCTACCGGAAGTTCACTGCAGCCATCCAGGAGGTGCAGCAGAAGACAGGCTTCAAGAACCTGGTGCTAGAGCGCAAGCTACAGGCTCTGAGTGCTGCTGTGGAGAAGAAGGAGGTGCAGTTCAATGAGGTCCTGGCTGCCTCTAACCTGGACCCCGCAGCCCTGACGCTGGTGTCCCGCAAGCTTGAG GATGTTCTGGAATCGAAGAACAGCACCATCAAGGACCTGCAGTATGAGCTGGCCCGGGTCTGTAAG GCCCATAACGACCTGCTGCACACGTACGAGGCAAAGCTGCTGGCCTTCGGGATCCCTCTGGACAACGTGGGCTTCAAGCCCTTGGAAACAGCTGTGATCGGGCAGACGCTGGGCCAGGGCCCCGCGGGACTGGTGGGCACCCCCACGTAG
- the LOC104674240 gene encoding 5-hydroxyisourate hydrolase-like: MSSRAAPRLLRLQRHLGPQEGSSMEPRDSPLTTHVLDTASGLPAKGLCLRLSWLEDHSQQWMELRTSYTDPDGRCPGLLMPDQMKAGTYKLTFDTEGYWRKRGQESFYPYVEVVFTITSNAQKFHVPLLLSPWSYTTYRGS, from the exons ATGAGCTCCCGGGCCGCCCCGCGGCTGCTGAGGCTCCAGCGACACCTAGGTCCCCAGGAG GGCAGCAGCATGGAGCCTAGGGACAGCCCACTGACCACCCATGTGCTGGACACCGCCTCGGGGCTCCCAGCCAAAGGCCTCTGTCTCCGCTTGTCCTGGCTGGAGGACCACAGCCAGCAGTGGATGGAGCTGAGGACAAG CTACACAGACCCAGATGGCCGCTGCCCTGGACTCCTGATGCCGGACCAGATGAAGGCAGGCACCTACAAGCTCACCTTCGACACTGAGGGCTACTGGAGGAAGAGGGGGCAGGAAAGCTTCTACCCATACGTGGAG GTTGTGTTCACCATCACCAGCAATGCCCAGAAGTTCCACGTGCCCCTGCTGCTGAGCCCCTGGTCCTACACCACCTATCGAGGGAGCTAG
- the GAS8 gene encoding dynein regulatory complex subunit 4 isoform X2 — protein sequence MEEAEERHQVEIKVYKQKVKHLLYEHQNNLTEMKAEGTVVMKLAQKEHRTQEGVLRKDMRALKVELKEQELANEVVVKNLRLKHAEETTKMRNDFERQVREIEAKYDKKMKMLRDELDLRRKTELHEVEERKNSQINTLMQRHEEAFTDMKKYYNDITLNNLALISSLKEQMEDMRKKEDHLEREMAEVSMQNKRLADPLQKAREEMNEMQKQLANYQRDKQILLCTKARLKVTEKELKDLQWEHEVLEQRFTKVQQERDELYRKFTAAIQEVQQKTGFKNLVLERKLQALSAAVEKKEVQFNEVLAASNLDPAALTLVSRKLEDVLESKNSTIKDLQYELARVCKAHNDLLHTYEAKLLAFGIPLDNVGFKPLETAVIGQTLGQGPAGLVGTPT from the exons ATGGAAGAAGCTGAGGAGAGGCACCAGGTGGAGATCAAG GTGTACAAGCAGAAAGTGAAGCACCTGCTGTATGAGCACCAGAACAACCTGACTGAGATGAAGGCTGAGGGCACCGTAGTCATGAAGCTGGCACAGAAGGAGCACCGCACACAGGAGGGTGTGCTGCGCAAGGACATGCGGGCACTGAAGGTGGAGCTCAAGGAGCAGGAGCTGGCCAATGAGGTGGTGGTGAAGAACCTACGGCTG AAACACGCCGAGGAGACCACCAAGATGCGGAACGATTTTGAGAGGCAAGTTCGAG AAATTGAGGCCAAGTATGATAAGAAGATGAAGATGCTGAGGGACGAGCTCGACCTGCGGAGAAAGACTGAGCTCCACGAAGTGGAGGAGAGGAAGAACAGCCAGATCAACACGCTGATGCAGCGCCACGAGGAGGCCTTCACCGACATGAAGAAATACTACAATGACATCACCCTCAACAACCTGGCCCTCATCAGCTCCCTCAAG GAGCAGATGGAGGACATGCGGAAGAAGGAGGACCACCTGGAGAGGGAGATGGCAGAGGTGTCTATGCAGAACAAGCGCCTGGCAGACCCTCTCCAGAAGGCTCGGGAGGAGATGAACGAGATGCAGAAGCAGCTCGCCAACTACCAGAGGGACAAGCAGATCCTGCTT TGCACAAAAGCCCGTTTGAAAGTCACGGAGAAAGAGCTGAAAGACCTGCAGTGGGAGCATGAAGTGTTAGAGCAGCGGTTCACCAAG GTGCAGCAGGAGCGGGACGAGCTCTACCGGAAGTTCACTGCAGCCATCCAGGAGGTGCAGCAGAAGACAGGCTTCAAGAACCTGGTGCTAGAGCGCAAGCTACAGGCTCTGAGTGCTGCTGTGGAGAAGAAGGAGGTGCAGTTCAATGAGGTCCTGGCTGCCTCTAACCTGGACCCCGCAGCCCTGACGCTGGTGTCCCGCAAGCTTGAG GATGTTCTGGAATCGAAGAACAGCACCATCAAGGACCTGCAGTATGAGCTGGCCCGGGTCTGTAAG GCCCATAACGACCTGCTGCACACGTACGAGGCAAAGCTGCTGGCCTTCGGGATCCCTCTGGACAACGTGGGCTTCAAGCCCTTGGAAACAGCTGTGATCGGGCAGACGCTGGGCCAGGGCCCCGCGGGACTGGTGGGCACCCCCACGTAG